The following proteins come from a genomic window of Clostridium cylindrosporum DSM 605:
- a CDS encoding flagellar protein FlgN translates to MNITLNEIYNYLLETFRELDSLLDKEKEVLMENKGGELLKVVEEKKVLVRKISLLEEKRISLTKEMTISDLVLAGFVTEEDINSLKNLAKSIEYKNETNKMLTNQSLHFIKAIKFALTPNQNRVTTYGNQGIIGEKAADSIFSTKL, encoded by the coding sequence ATGAATATAACACTTAATGAAATATATAATTACCTTCTTGAAACTTTTAGAGAGCTTGATTCTTTATTAGATAAAGAAAAGGAAGTTTTAATGGAAAATAAAGGTGGAGAGCTTTTAAAAGTAGTAGAGGAAAAGAAGGTACTAGTTAGGAAGATATCTTTACTAGAAGAAAAAAGAATCTCACTTACAAAGGAAATGACTATAAGTGATTTAGTATTAGCTGGATTTGTTACTGAGGAAGATATTAATAGTTTGAAGAATCTAGCTAAAAGCATAGAATATAAAAATGAGACAAATAAAATGCTTACAAATCAATCGCTTCATTTTATAAAGGCAATTAAGTTTGCTTTAACACCAAATCAAAATAGAGTAACGACTTATGGGAATCAGGGAATTATTGGAGAAAAAGCAGCTGATTCTATTTTTTCTACAAAATTATAG
- the flgK gene encoding flagellar hook-associated protein FlgK, protein MSGLFYTFSIAKRGMAAQQTSLHVTSHNVSNSNTIGYSKQRATHKTTDPFPMPALNNPVGPGQLGTGVEVSEITRARDEFIDNSIRRETSNLLTYSSRDQFLNSIESIINEPGDTGLSNSLTKFWDAWQGLSTNPENATSRKLVVSNATALGDSFRQTYTQLEELEKDLSQLQRDHIFSVNSILNQVSELNEQIKQITINGQMPNDLMDRRDALLDNLSEHINFKVEKGDFNSIRVVTKDPNGNERYLVADSKVINGVAAIDDVSFKIGAKDIDKSSFPLNINKTTDIPISSPKITFKVYIDGDINKPSIKTVDLTEDNIKKYFNVEYIDSDNIRIDSIKDANLLYNKGTKDISQAIQNAESFDFANGAIKGLEKQKVEISDYKNQINDMARTIVIAVNTIHSNDNTKNYDKDKNNYINFFEDIVGSNHPAASLKVNEVIVKDVSKINAGSVIQDKDIIINTVTGETQKPDSGDNYRAKRIAELRNIRLDVANIKNSNDFIKQAYDVSSPTFTGNLAKDPIIQSSSGDTVDTYYKGMVAELGVSAQEAKRVVENQENLIQQLDIQRQAVSGVSVDEEMIDMLQFQRAYQANAKMINVVDELLDVVVNGLKR, encoded by the coding sequence ATGAGTGGATTATTTTATACATTTAGTATAGCCAAAAGAGGAATGGCAGCACAACAAACATCACTACATGTTACATCACATAATGTTTCTAATTCTAATACTATAGGATATTCAAAGCAAAGGGCAACCCATAAAACTACAGATCCTTTTCCTATGCCAGCTTTAAATAACCCAGTAGGACCTGGGCAACTTGGAACTGGGGTTGAGGTTTCAGAAATCACAAGAGCTAGGGATGAGTTTATAGATAACTCTATAAGACGAGAAACTTCTAATCTTCTAACTTATTCATCTAGAGATCAGTTTCTTAATTCAATAGAATCAATAATTAATGAACCAGGAGATACAGGCCTTTCAAACTCATTAACTAAGTTTTGGGATGCGTGGCAAGGTCTTTCAACGAATCCTGAAAATGCTACATCAAGAAAGTTGGTTGTTAGTAATGCAACTGCACTAGGTGATAGCTTTAGACAAACATACACACAGCTTGAGGAGCTTGAAAAGGATCTTTCTCAGCTTCAAAGAGATCATATATTTAGTGTTAACTCAATATTGAATCAGGTATCAGAGTTAAACGAACAAATAAAGCAAATAACAATAAATGGTCAAATGCCAAACGACCTAATGGATAGAAGAGATGCTCTTCTTGATAATCTATCGGAACATATTAACTTTAAGGTAGAAAAAGGTGACTTTAATAGCATACGAGTTGTAACTAAAGACCCAAATGGTAATGAAAGATACTTAGTAGCAGACTCAAAGGTTATTAATGGAGTTGCAGCTATTGATGACGTAAGTTTTAAAATAGGTGCTAAGGATATTGATAAGTCAAGTTTTCCTTTAAATATTAACAAAACTACAGATATTCCAATTTCTTCACCAAAGATAACATTTAAAGTGTATATTGACGGAGATATAAACAAACCGTCAATAAAAACGGTAGATTTAACTGAAGATAATATTAAAAAGTATTTTAATGTAGAATATATTGATAGTGATAACATTCGTATAGATTCTATAAAAGATGCAAATCTTCTTTATAATAAAGGAACAAAGGATATTAGCCAAGCTATACAAAATGCTGAATCCTTTGATTTTGCAAATGGTGCTATAAAGGGACTAGAAAAGCAAAAAGTGGAAATTTCAGACTATAAAAATCAAATAAATGACATGGCAAGAACAATAGTTATAGCGGTAAATACAATTCATTCAAATGATAATACAAAAAATTATGATAAGGATAAAAATAATTACATCAATTTCTTTGAGGATATTGTAGGAAGTAATCATCCAGCAGCGTCTTTAAAGGTAAATGAAGTTATAGTAAAGGATGTAAGTAAAATCAATGCAGGTTCAGTAATACAGGATAAGGATATTATTATTAATACTGTGACAGGAGAAACTCAAAAACCTGATTCTGGTGATAACTATAGAGCTAAGCGAATAGCTGAACTTAGAAATATAAGACTTGATGTTGCTAATATTAAAAATTCAAATGACTTTATAAAACAGGCATACGATGTAAGTAGCCCTACTTTTACTGGAAATTTAGCAAAAGATCCAATCATACAAAGTAGTTCTGGTGATACAGTAGATACTTACTATAAAGGTATGGTAGCAGAACTTGGGGTTTCAGCCCAGGAAGCTAAAAGAGTAGTTGAAAATCAAGAAAATCTTATACAACAGCTAGACATACAAAGACAAGCTGTATCTGGAGTTTCAGTAGATGAGGAAATGATAGATATGCTTCAGTTTCAAAGAGCTTATCAAGCAAATGCAAAAATGATAAATGTTGTAGATGAGCTATTAGATGTTGTGGTTAATGGATTAAAGAGGTAG
- the flgL gene encoding flagellar hook-associated protein FlgL, giving the protein MRVTQRAMVSNYLHNLNKNYKAMGSIQQQLATGHKVSKPSDNPFIVTRTMELKASIAANERYKQNIEEGIGWTDTQEMALGQINDVLQKVRELTVQGATGTNAESDKQAISSQLKQLKEQLVEIANTSYDGRYIFSGQRTTEKPFIISDGNLKDEKGNAVPKGGVLYMGSNEGLVKELSPGVSLDIGVNGQDFFKEEYTSNSSTTTSTDNKGIFATIDNIIDSLGSAPTQTTTSLLGALDKNMENISTIRSECGARQNRLEDMNNKNDSETYNMTTLLAKTYDIDLAETYTEAKVLESVYQASLNVGARVLQPSILDFLR; this is encoded by the coding sequence ATGAGAGTAACTCAAAGAGCGATGGTTAGTAATTATCTTCATAATTTAAATAAAAATTACAAGGCAATGGGTAGTATACAGCAACAACTTGCAACAGGTCATAAGGTTTCAAAACCATCGGATAACCCATTTATAGTAACAAGAACAATGGAGCTTAAGGCCTCAATTGCAGCTAATGAAAGATATAAGCAAAATATCGAAGAAGGTATTGGGTGGACTGATACTCAGGAAATGGCACTAGGTCAGATAAACGACGTTCTCCAAAAGGTTAGAGAACTAACAGTTCAAGGGGCTACAGGTACAAATGCTGAGTCAGACAAGCAGGCTATATCTTCTCAACTAAAGCAGCTAAAGGAGCAGTTAGTAGAAATAGCTAATACATCATATGATGGTAGATATATATTTTCGGGGCAAAGAACAACAGAAAAGCCATTCATAATATCTGATGGAAATTTAAAAGATGAAAAAGGTAATGCAGTTCCTAAGGGCGGTGTATTATATATGGGATCAAATGAGGGTTTAGTTAAAGAACTTTCACCTGGGGTAAGTCTTGATATAGGAGTAAATGGACAAGATTTTTTTAAGGAAGAATATACGTCCAATTCTAGTACTACTACTTCTACAGACAATAAGGGGATATTTGCAACTATTGATAATATAATAGACTCGTTAGGTTCTGCCCCAACACAAACAACAACATCATTACTTGGTGCACTGGATAAAAATATGGAAAATATATCAACTATACGTAGTGAGTGTGGGGCAAGACAAAATAGACTAGAGGATATGAATAATAAAAATGATTCAGAAACATATAATATGACAACTTTATTAGCTAAGACATATGATATAGACCTTGCTGAGACTTATACGGAGGCTAAAGTTCTTGAGTCAGTATATCAAGCATCGTTAAATGTTGGGGCAAGAGTGCTTCAACCTAGTATATTAGATTTTTTAAGATAG
- the fliW gene encoding flagellar assembly protein FliW yields the protein MNISTKFFGEIEIDKNSILSFESGIPGFEEYKQYAIIDVEDRKFKCLQSIDEKDVCLIIISPWDYFESYEFNISDSEVNELGIIESNQALVFNIVTVRENNVTANLIAPIVINILNNKARQIVLCNSNYSVREGIECLF from the coding sequence ATGAATATAAGCACTAAGTTTTTCGGAGAAATAGAGATAGACAAAAACTCGATTTTAAGTTTTGAAAGTGGTATTCCAGGATTTGAAGAATACAAGCAATATGCAATTATAGATGTAGAGGACAGAAAATTTAAGTGTCTTCAAAGTATTGATGAAAAGGATGTATGCCTTATTATCATATCACCATGGGACTACTTTGAAAGTTATGAATTCAATATATCTGATAGTGAGGTAAATGAACTTGGAATTATAGAAAGTAACCAAGCTTTGGTATTTAATATAGTAACAGTTAGAGAAAATAATGTTACGGCTAATCTAATAGCACCTATAGTTATAAATATACTTAACAATAAGGCTAGGCAGATAGTTTTATGTAATAGTAATTATAGTGTTAGAGAGGGTATAGAATGCTTGTTTTAA
- a CDS encoding carbon storage regulator — MLVLKRKEGESIVIGDDIELTINEISSSYVKLSINAPRSMKIVRKELLIEIEEENLESIKNLDFIIKSKE, encoded by the coding sequence ATGCTTGTTTTAAAGAGAAAAGAAGGGGAATCTATAGTTATAGGTGATGATATAGAACTTACTATCAATGAAATTTCAAGTAGTTATGTAAAACTATCTATTAATGCTCCAAGAAGTATGAAAATAGTTAGGAAAGAGTTATTAATAGAAATAGAAGAGGAAAACTTAGAATCCATAAAAAATCTAGATTTTATCATTAAATCGAAGGAGTGA
- the fliD gene encoding flagellar filament capping protein FliD — protein MVMRIGGLASGMDTDTVVKQMLSREQARVDKVKGQKQILQWQQETYRDFIGQIQKFKNKYFDQLNKATYALSNSFFSSKTSTVVGSDSGAVSITPSNTANSGTYKVDVTTVAKGAKVEATLNAKLTDSLSGVGINTGEKITIKGTGISDTVIEVKDSTKTISDLVSLINNDTNLKGNINASYSEITGKLSIETVNTGNAQELTVTDSFSNNNIKFLDSNVQNPIEGQKALGVNGNIKVTVNGGASTYTTNKFTVDGIAFNIKDIGTTPTSTTFEVSPNVDKAVDNIKEFVKTYNEMIDGIASKIYERKQYKYSPLTDEQKKEMKEDEIKSWESKCKEGIIKGDSTLEKMLLDMRQAFSTSIDGKTVKGVSINLKDIGIGTSADFTQRGKLEIDEEKLRTALKERPDDVAKLFTQESSDYPYDKKTGYGGNPNRRDNVGIFVRLSDIVEDNIGTIGGKGFLLKKAGITGDITVTQNTISDTIKEKDTLLSDLIRKMSDKEAMLYNKFATLESVMNKYNSQSSWLTQQLGGM, from the coding sequence ATGGTAATGAGAATTGGAGGACTGGCCTCTGGTATGGATACAGATACTGTTGTAAAGCAAATGCTTTCAAGGGAACAGGCTAGAGTTGACAAGGTTAAGGGACAAAAGCAAATCCTTCAGTGGCAACAAGAGACATATAGAGATTTTATAGGTCAAATTCAAAAATTTAAAAATAAATATTTTGATCAGTTAAACAAAGCTACTTATGCCTTGAGTAATAGCTTTTTCTCCAGTAAAACGTCAACTGTTGTGGGATCAGATAGTGGAGCTGTAAGCATTACACCATCAAACACTGCGAACTCTGGAACATATAAAGTTGATGTAACTACTGTAGCAAAAGGTGCAAAGGTAGAAGCAACACTTAATGCCAAATTGACTGATTCATTATCGGGTGTAGGTATTAACACAGGTGAAAAAATTACTATAAAGGGAACAGGAATAAGTGATACAGTAATTGAAGTTAAGGACTCTACTAAAACCATTAGTGATTTAGTAAGCCTTATTAACAATGATACTAATTTAAAAGGGAATATAAATGCTTCATATAGTGAAATAACAGGAAAATTAAGTATTGAAACCGTAAATACAGGTAATGCTCAGGAGCTTACTGTTACAGATTCTTTTTCTAATAATAACATTAAGTTCCTCGATAGTAATGTTCAAAATCCTATAGAAGGTCAAAAGGCTCTAGGCGTAAATGGTAATATTAAAGTTACAGTTAATGGAGGGGCAAGTACCTATACTACAAATAAATTTACTGTTGATGGTATTGCATTTAATATTAAAGATATTGGAACTACTCCTACTTCTACTACCTTTGAAGTCAGCCCTAATGTTGATAAGGCAGTAGATAACATTAAAGAATTTGTTAAAACTTATAATGAAATGATAGATGGAATAGCTTCTAAGATATATGAAAGAAAGCAATATAAATATTCTCCTTTAACAGATGAACAGAAAAAAGAAATGAAAGAAGACGAAATTAAAAGTTGGGAAAGCAAGTGTAAAGAAGGTATTATTAAGGGAGATTCTACACTTGAAAAAATGCTATTAGATATGAGACAAGCTTTCTCTACTTCTATTGATGGAAAAACTGTAAAGGGAGTTAGTATTAATTTAAAAGATATAGGAATAGGTACTTCAGCAGATTTTACTCAAAGAGGTAAATTAGAAATAGATGAAGAAAAACTTAGAACAGCTTTAAAAGAAAGACCTGATGATGTTGCAAAATTATTTACTCAAGAAAGTTCAGATTATCCATATGATAAGAAAACAGGGTATGGCGGAAATCCTAATAGAAGGGATAATGTAGGTATATTTGTAAGACTAAGTGATATTGTTGAGGATAATATTGGAACAATTGGAGGTAAGGGATTCCTTCTTAAGAAAGCTGGTATAACAGGAGATATTACAGTAACACAAAATACTATTAGTGACACTATAAAAGAAAAGGACACACTTTTATCGGATCTTATTAGAAAGATGTCAGATAAAGAAGCGATGCTATATAATAAATTTGCTACCCTTGAAAGTGTAATGAACAAATATAATTCACAAAGTAGCTGGTTAACACAACAATTAGGTGGAATGTAA
- a CDS encoding flagellar protein FlaG — MELGQVSKSSSFDQRLIKIKEEIGEVDTNDRKNIEEKVSKANKILSQESTYLKFEIHGKTNEIMIKIIQSETGEVIKELPPEKLVDMIAEICEMAGLFIDKKI, encoded by the coding sequence GTGGAACTAGGTCAAGTATCAAAAAGCTCTTCTTTTGATCAAAGACTAATCAAAATAAAAGAAGAAATCGGAGAAGTTGATACTAATGATAGAAAGAATATCGAGGAAAAAGTCAGTAAAGCTAATAAAATATTGTCACAGGAATCAACTTATTTAAAATTTGAGATACATGGAAAGACCAATGAAATTATGATAAAGATAATTCAATCTGAAACAGGAGAAGTTATAAAGGAACTTCCGCCAGAAAAGCTTGTAGACATGATTGCTGAAATATGTGAAATGGCAGGGCTTTTTATAGATAAAAAGATTTAG
- the fliS gene encoding flagellar export chaperone FliS, with translation MINSNALNAYQSNSVNTASREKLLIMLLDGLVKFMRQGIVGLEEKSIKVSNSNFQKAQSIILELQSTLDLARGGEIASSLNLLYDYLYRRLIDANIKKDKEVANEVLGFCIEIRDTFSEAYKKMKK, from the coding sequence ATGATTAATTCTAATGCTTTAAATGCATATCAAAGTAATAGTGTAAACACTGCTTCTAGAGAAAAGCTTCTTATTATGCTACTTGATGGGCTTGTAAAGTTCATGAGACAAGGTATAGTAGGTTTAGAAGAAAAAAGTATAAAAGTATCAAATTCCAATTTTCAAAAAGCTCAAAGTATAATACTAGAACTTCAATCTACTCTAGACTTAGCTAGAGGGGGAGAAATAGCATCTTCTTTGAATCTTTTATATGATTATTTATATAGAAGATTAATTGACGCAAATATTAAAAAAGATAAAGAAGTTGCTAATGAAGTATTAGGGTTTTGTATAGAGATTAGAGATACCTTTAGTGAAGCGTATAAGAAAATGAAAAAATAA
- the flgB gene encoding flagellar basal body rod protein FlgB, with product MVQSVDSITYNLLKGAIDASAARGKVISNNIANVNTPGFKESTVKFEENLQQAVKNNSISLKTTNKRHISDRKDFNSGYTVETDKSTSMRPDGNNVDIEKEMVELSSNNMYYNFLISRINGNISTKRYIISEGRK from the coding sequence ATGGTTCAAAGTGTAGATTCTATAACGTATAACTTATTAAAGGGGGCTATTGATGCAAGTGCGGCAAGAGGTAAGGTAATATCTAATAATATTGCAAATGTTAACACCCCTGGTTTTAAAGAATCGACTGTGAAATTTGAGGAAAATCTACAGCAAGCTGTAAAAAATAATTCAATTTCTTTAAAAACTACAAATAAAAGACATATAAGTGATAGAAAAGATTTTAATAGTGGATATACTGTCGAAACAGATAAATCTACAAGCATGAGGCCAGATGGAAATAATGTAGATATTGAGAAAGAAATGGTTGAGCTATCATCAAATAATATGTATTATAACTTTCTGATATCTAGAATAAATGGAAATATTTCAACTAAAAGATACATAATTAGCGAGGGGAGAAAATAG
- the flgC gene encoding flagellar basal body rod protein FlgC, whose amino-acid sequence MSLFSALTISSTGLTAERMRMDTISNNIANMETTRTKNGGPYVRKVVTFEENLNKTLNEFDSSKEKRFGGVKVSSIQDDNSTPIKKIYNPNHPDADGEGYVLMPNVNPLNEMVDLITASRGYEANVTALNTSKQMFMKALEIGR is encoded by the coding sequence ATGAGTTTGTTTAGTGCACTTACAATAAGTTCTACAGGACTTACTGCTGAGAGAATGAGGATGGATACGATATCTAATAATATAGCTAATATGGAAACAACTAGAACAAAAAATGGAGGACCATATGTTAGAAAGGTTGTAACATTCGAGGAAAATTTGAATAAAACACTAAATGAATTTGATTCATCAAAGGAAAAGAGATTTGGGGGAGTTAAAGTATCTAGTATTCAAGATGATAATTCAACACCAATTAAGAAAATATACAATCCTAATCACCCTGATGCTGATGGAGAAGGGTATGTACTAATGCCAAATGTTAATCCATTAAATGAGATGGTTGATCTTATTACAGCTTCAAGAGGATATGAAGCTAATGTTACAGCATTAAATACAAGTAAGCAAATGTTTATGAAGGCACTAGAAATAGGAAGGTAG
- the fliE gene encoding flagellar hook-basal body complex protein FliE, whose product MKIDAISTLNTLGLDNSIIDKTKRSSETKSFGDFLKESLDKVNDKQINSNEITQKAIIGEVSNVHDVLVAAEEAKLSLELTVQVRNKIVEAYQEINRMQL is encoded by the coding sequence ATGAAAATAGATGCTATAAGCACTTTAAATACTTTAGGTTTAGATAATTCGATAATAGATAAGACAAAGAGAAGTAGCGAAACAAAAAGTTTTGGAGATTTTCTTAAGGAATCATTAGATAAGGTAAATGATAAACAAATAAATTCTAACGAAATAACTCAAAAGGCTATAATTGGAGAAGTTAGCAATGTACATGATGTATTAGTTGCTGCAGAGGAAGCAAAGCTTTCACTGGAATTAACGGTTCAAGTAAGAAATAAAATTGTTGAAGCGTATCAAGAAATAAATAGAATGCAGTTGTAA
- the fliF gene encoding flagellar basal-body MS-ring/collar protein FliF, giving the protein MSKFLEFFKDKFEKWKAWSKIKKIISISLVALLISTIVIGIVYGAKTEYATLFSNLELADSNKVVEKLKADKIPYKIEGNSILVPKENVDELRMSTLSDGTVSSGKGFELFDQTAFGMTDKEATVKYQRALQGELEKTISGFEEVEKARVLLVLPEETVFSKETEKGRASVTLALKGVDTLQPEKVKAIVALITGSVKNVPKENVEVMDSKMNLLTENLYDSGTEGTVSSLKQHDAEISFEKKLQSEVTRSLEAMFGKNKVRVNVNADLDFDSKQRTTIVYDKDDVIPRSVKDVKESTTDSSGNTVGTPGVDTNAGVNYPQGNSTQGESNSEKSDVTTNNEIGQTEEKLISAPGEVRRLTSSVMIDGNLTEAEKASVRNMVAAAIGFDSVNRRDVINVDSMIFDEASKKAEKLEAEKIAKQEAQQALVKTIVLIAVGVVLLVGSIVALLIWRKRKREEEELIQEAMEGTGTNLNIADSTSPMGPSEYSPLLDENEEDYGMNLESEIRSYASKKPEQVVEIIKTWLSEDER; this is encoded by the coding sequence ATGAGTAAATTTCTCGAATTTTTTAAAGATAAGTTTGAGAAGTGGAAAGCATGGTCTAAAATAAAGAAAATAATTTCAATTTCACTAGTAGCTTTGCTAATATCAACTATAGTAATTGGAATTGTTTATGGAGCGAAAACAGAGTATGCGACACTTTTTTCTAACTTAGAGTTAGCTGATTCGAATAAAGTGGTAGAAAAGTTAAAAGCTGACAAAATACCTTATAAAATAGAGGGTAATTCTATATTAGTTCCAAAGGAAAATGTAGATGAACTTAGAATGTCAACTTTATCAGATGGAACTGTTTCATCAGGGAAAGGATTTGAACTTTTTGATCAAACTGCTTTTGGTATGACGGATAAAGAAGCAACGGTAAAGTACCAAAGAGCCCTGCAGGGAGAGCTTGAAAAAACAATAAGTGGATTTGAAGAAGTTGAAAAGGCAAGAGTTCTTTTAGTACTACCGGAGGAAACGGTTTTTTCTAAGGAAACAGAAAAAGGAAGAGCTTCTGTTACTTTAGCTTTAAAAGGAGTAGATACACTTCAGCCTGAAAAGGTTAAAGCTATAGTTGCTTTAATAACAGGTAGTGTTAAGAATGTTCCAAAGGAAAATGTCGAAGTAATGGATAGTAAGATGAACCTTTTAACTGAAAATCTATATGATAGTGGTACTGAGGGAACAGTTTCTTCGTTAAAGCAACATGATGCTGAGATAAGTTTTGAAAAAAAGCTTCAAAGTGAAGTTACAAGAAGTTTGGAAGCTATGTTTGGTAAAAACAAGGTTAGAGTTAACGTTAATGCAGATCTTGATTTTGATTCAAAACAAAGAACAACTATTGTATATGATAAGGATGATGTAATTCCAAGAAGTGTAAAGGATGTAAAGGAAAGTACAACGGACTCATCAGGAAATACTGTAGGAACACCAGGAGTGGATACAAATGCAGGAGTTAATTATCCACAGGGAAATTCTACACAAGGTGAATCAAATTCTGAAAAGTCCGATGTGACAACTAACAATGAAATTGGACAAACTGAGGAAAAACTTATTTCAGCGCCTGGTGAAGTTAGAAGATTGACTTCTTCAGTTATGATTGATGGAAACTTAACCGAGGCTGAAAAAGCCTCTGTAAGAAATATGGTAGCAGCAGCAATAGGATTTGATTCTGTTAATAGACGAGATGTTATTAATGTAGATTCAATGATATTTGATGAAGCTTCTAAAAAGGCAGAAAAACTTGAAGCTGAAAAAATAGCTAAGCAAGAGGCACAGCAGGCTTTAGTTAAGACAATAGTGCTGATAGCTGTTGGAGTAGTACTTTTAGTTGGAAGCATAGTAGCACTTCTTATATGGAGAAAGAGAAAGAGGGAAGAAGAGGAACTTATTCAAGAAGCAATGGAGGGAACTGGAACGAATCTTAACATTGCAGATTCTACATCACCTATGGGTCCTTCAGAATATTCTCCTCTTCTTGATGAAAATGAGGAAGATTATGGAATGAATCTTGAAAGTGAAATTAGAAGTTATGCATCTAAAAAACCTGAACAAGTTGTTGAAATTATTAAAACATGGTTATCTGAGGATGAGAGGTGA